One segment of Schistocerca nitens isolate TAMUIC-IGC-003100 chromosome 3, iqSchNite1.1, whole genome shotgun sequence DNA contains the following:
- the LOC126249477 gene encoding peptidyl-prolyl cis-trans isomerase NIMA-interacting 1-like — protein sequence MAEGKLPRGWGKYESKRYSRHYYFNVYTRESQWVHPSRCAARVPGKGPQEIQCCHLLVKHKCSRRPVSWRQEPITRSREEALYLIKFLRESIQLGQASFSEVAQKYSDCHSAKTGGYLGIFRRGVMDKAFENSAFALKVGEISGPVFTKSGIHLILRTG from the coding sequence ATGGCAGAGGGAAAACTACCACGAGGATGGGGAAAGTATGAGAGCAAGAGATATAGCCGgcattattattttaatgtttataCCAGGGAGAGCCAGTGGGTTCATCCAAGCAGATGTGCTGCCCGGGTACCAGGCAAAGGCCCACAAGAAATACAGTGCTGTCATTTACTTGTGAAACATAAGTGCTCAAGAAGGCCAGTTTCTTGGAGGCAGGAGCCAATTACACGCTCCAGAGAGGAGGCTCTATATTTAATAAAGTTCTTACGTGAAAGTATTCAATTAGGACAGGCATCATTCTCAGAAGTGGCACAAAAATATTCAGACTGCCATTCAGCAAAGACTGGTGGTTATCTGGGGATCTTTCGTCGAGGTGTTATGGATAAAGCATTTGAAAACAGTGCATTTGCACTTAAAGTAGGTGAGATCAGTGGACCGGTCTTTACCAAATCAGGGATTCATCTAATATTACGCACTGGATAA